One window of the Bacteroidia bacterium genome contains the following:
- a CDS encoding dihydrofolate reductase family protein: MGKVILYIAKSLDGYIARKDGSLDWLTSIPNPKVGDYGYQALLERIDTLVMGRKTYEELLKFGIEWPYESYQTYVVSSNSNYPISTPQTTLIGSEIVDLIKSVKTKNEKDIWLVGGGELNSLLIKNQLVDHLHLTIVPRMIGDGIPLFSPHSVSSDWELVRTQVFETGLINLEWNLKKQE; this comes from the coding sequence ATGGGAAAAGTAATTTTGTATATAGCCAAAAGTTTGGATGGATATATTGCCAGAAAGGATGGCAGTTTGGATTGGTTAACTTCGATTCCGAATCCGAAAGTTGGAGATTATGGTTACCAGGCACTTTTGGAAAGAATAGATACCCTGGTAATGGGCAGGAAAACGTATGAAGAACTGCTGAAATTTGGCATTGAATGGCCATATGAATCCTACCAAACATATGTAGTTAGTTCCAACTCAAATTATCCGATTTCTACCCCTCAAACTACCTTAATTGGTTCTGAAATTGTAGATTTAATTAAGTCGGTTAAAACAAAAAATGAAAAGGATATTTGGTTGGTTGGAGGCGGAGAATTGAATAGTTTGTTGATAAAGAATCAATTGGTTGACCACCTTCATCTAACCATCGTACCTCGCATGATTGGTGATGGTATACCATTGTTTAGTCCACATTCAGTTTCAAGTGATTGGGAATTGGTGCGTACTCAGGTTTTTGAAACAGGCCTGATTAATTTGGAATGGAATTTAAAAAAACAGGAATGA
- a CDS encoding YesU family protein codes for MEFKKTGMTGRDLFFYPVCTLLVWAIFLNASFGQSIKKGKLEYELDLMDTTKLQEWRMEGQGRWNVRDAWLQLYSPGESGHFVFWCPQEFPADFIAEWEVQNLHPEAGLCIVFFAATGLHGEDLFSEKLAGRTGVFKQYTQGDINNYHLSYYANNPREWGRVKANLRKNKGFKKVQSLREGIPKRSKEVHRCRLVKHGGKIQFFVDDRVVIDWKDEQALGGGKIGWRQMKWTNFRYRNFRVWSVE; via the coding sequence ATGGAATTTAAAAAAACAGGAATGACTGGTAGAGACTTATTTTTTTACCCGGTTTGTACTTTGTTAGTTTGGGCTATTTTCTTGAATGCAAGTTTTGGTCAAAGCATTAAGAAAGGAAAACTGGAGTATGAATTGGATTTAATGGATACAACCAAACTTCAGGAATGGCGCATGGAAGGACAGGGAAGATGGAATGTACGGGATGCTTGGTTGCAACTGTATTCTCCCGGTGAGTCGGGGCATTTTGTATTTTGGTGTCCACAGGAGTTCCCGGCCGATTTTATTGCAGAGTGGGAGGTTCAGAATTTGCATCCGGAGGCTGGGTTATGCATTGTGTTTTTTGCAGCAACCGGACTTCATGGAGAAGATTTGTTTTCAGAAAAGTTGGCAGGTAGAACGGGAGTTTTTAAGCAATATACCCAAGGCGATATCAACAATTACCACCTTAGTTATTATGCGAATAATCCGAGGGAGTGGGGCAGGGTAAAGGCTAATTTACGCAAGAACAAAGGATTTAAGAAGGTACAATCGTTGCGGGAAGGTATCCCAAAGCGATCCAAAGAAGTGCATCGATGCAGGTTGGTAAAACATGGTGGGAAAATTCAGTTTTTTGTAGACGATCGGGTGGTGATTGATTGGAAGGATGAACAAGCTTTAGGAGGGGGTAAGATAGGTTGGAGACAGATGAAGTGGACAAATTTCCGTTACCGGAATTTTAGGGTATGGTCGGTGGAGTAG